A segment of the Crassostrea angulata isolate pt1a10 chromosome 10, ASM2561291v2, whole genome shotgun sequence genome:
AAGCTtctttataatttgaaataaatatagaaCTGGTGAATTTTTATACTACTTATTTATTAATTGCGGGAATAAAGCACTGCTCCGATAAGATTAGCATCCGTTACTGTGATTTCACCCCCATGCAAAGAATCTAAGCTAGATTTGTAAATACAACATTTGTGTGGGAATAATTTTCAGAAAAAGTATCATAGATGGTGTTCTCCTGGaaaaccaaatttttaaaacaatctgGCAAACTTGATTTTTAACAACGTAACCAGTGCAATGGAGTAGCAAGTCTGAGAATGACTGTATCACGCTTTTTAAAAAGACGTTATAACGCTTTTTATAAAGGCGTTATATTTGGCCTTTATTCACAATATTAGGCCTTTTTAAAAGGCGTTTTTACATCTTATAGAAAGTCGGTATCATGCCGTTTTCCCGTTATTACGCCCTTTTTGTGTTATAAAGCGTTAAAAAGGCGTTACTATGCCCTTATCCGCGTTATACGCCTTTTTGCGTTATGAAGCTTATAACGCCTTTACTCGGGTTATTAcgccttttttttatttttcagttaaatGAATGATACTTACAGGGTTTCgtaaaacccctgtcacaccggagctgcgtcctcacggcgatcccgctgcgtccttaaataatgtaaaacgccaaggtaaacgcTGTGGGGTCTCTTAAAGCGCTGTAACAAtgcaacggcatcttcgttcGTCGCAGTGGGATCgcctagaacattttagaacgtcatgcgacggcgcgcactttgaacatgcacggTGCGCGCCGTGACTCTgtgttctgataaacacgccgcAGAAGCGTAGTGAGGTCGCAGTGACAACGCCGTAATTTCTCCAGCAGCGCCACGACAGCTCCGTTCGCGCGCTCAAGGAGcgcagctaatcgcagtgtagacgcagtgataagtcaattgcgcttgcacggaGACCTGTCGGAGTCCTTTGGGGtctcactgcgtctctatcgcgctctcactgcgcatcTACAGCGTTTTAACAAGTCGTTTTTCATTTGGTTGCGTTCATACAGCGACCccatgaaaaaaagaaattattgttatatTGAATATAATTCAACTTCACTTTCAGACCACTTTAAATCCTACTCACGAGTTtgaattaatttcataaatattctATGTTCGTTTgggtaaaacaaataaaaacataaatgaaGTTATTGCAAATCctaaaagattaaaaactaaTTATGTTAACCAAATGCTATATCTGTAAATGGGTTTTTGCCCGTGAATCCTTTTTCTACTTACCTATTTACCATtgttttgtttgggtttttttcttcatctacattattcatatttttcatctaCTGTACAATTCTAATAAGAAGTACTATGCAatcttacatatatttatttaataagcaCTAAATTAAAAGTTGCATTGAATTAGATTAtatgtaataataatatatacctTGTTCCTCATGGAGAAGGCTTACGTAGGCAATGCCTGCAGCCTAGTCcatttatgtaatttatttacaCATTCAATTCATGACTTTTTTAACGTCACATTTATTCTTTCTCAAAATACCTATGGGACAAAATTCTCTTGAAGCACTGCATGTAAAAACCCAGTAATTCCACTGGCGATATTTGAGTCATTATGTATGTTGATTGATTTCCGACTGGTCCTGGCACACACTTAACGCTCGTTTTAAGAGGGCTTGGTGATCGTGAcaatttttagactgtattgaccTCCTTTAAAAGgagagctctgtataaaaatattggaaaatgctcaaatttaaaaggtaaaatagtatatatttttctttactaaatgatagtttatagcCAGAGAAATCGTATCCAAAATTTAAGGAAGACCTGACCACctaggcccccccccccccctcttaaCAGCGGGTTTGACATGCGCGTTGTGTATCACCCATTCTGATTAAAAGCATCACTTCTCCTTACACGTGCCTGACGAGCATGGGAAGAGAGGTAGTTTTAATCAGACTGTGTATCACCGGATGTTTTGATGTCGTGTTTAACCGAACAAAAAGTGACAAGATGCTTAAGGAGTACTTCTATGTCTAATGGCAAAGACAACGATGGcccaataaaatcattttaaaaataaacatgtctACTAAAACGAAagcgaaaataaaacagagcCACACAAATGACAGTGTCCTGTGCTGTGTTGATAATTTCCTTACTTTTACTATtgcattttttgacaaaaaatcgAACGCCTCTCCTGATAAGatttggtaatacatgtattactagaAAACCAATCGAACAGGTTTATGACAAAGGATTTTACTATTCACAGCATGTTTCTTGAAATCCATATCAAATTTGATCACTTAAAGAAGAGGCCCACGAGACACATCGCTCAACTGAGCTGCAATTTAATTTTGAGAATGAACATCGAAAAACAATCTCTTGAATAATATTGGTTGTGTATCTTATTcgataaaaatgtaagaaaatatTAACACCACACATGCACtgcattttttgttttcttgtttagcaATATCCAACTTCGCATAGTTTCATACAAGAGCTACAAGCGTATGTTTCTGTAATGAAAGTTCATCCCACagtgtaataaataaaatgttttatatcacTTTAGGGTGGACttttattacagaaacaagCGCCTGTGATAAGAGCATATTATTGCTGTTGAAAATATCTAGAATTTGTATATGATCACACATTTAGAGATGTGTGACCTTTTGGTTATAAATTATAATCCTAAGAGTCTATTTTGTTAACAGGAcgatgtttgtttacattttgtactTAAGGTATTCCAcagttatgtataaaaaattcaatGCTAGTATTGAATAAAGACAACCATTATCTTGTTACTTGCAACGCTTGTAGGGAAATTACGACaatctttgtttttaattttctacaaatgacataattatacatgatatttacaaaaacttatCAAGCTAGAATTACTATAAGCACGATAATTATGACAGGTTTGAAAACTGTGTTTGTAATCAGATTCCGATGAGAAGTTACAAGTACATTAGATTTCCATTACCCTGAAAGGGTCAAATGTTTTTGTACTTCGCATACAACACATAACCTGGATATTGTAGAGGTCAGAATAAATTCAGGATTGTTTACTACTGTAAGAACCACCATTCGTATGATGTCTAGTAATTCATGTGGGATTATAATGCCAAAAAGATAACAATTATGACAATAAGAACCATCATTTGCCATCATCTGGAATTTAAAGTGGAAGAAATGTTCACAGATTCTTGCCCATGTAGAACGAATGCTAACCCATTTAGAACGAGTACTGACCCATATAGACAGAGGATGGACTTCAATAGACGGGATATCTTTTAAGGTTCTGTTCGTGCCTATTCCCATGGTACGTATTCGATTGAAATCTATTTTGGTAAATGAAAACAGAGCACAAGAAAGagaaatgataataataatataacatgattttaaaacttcttttttaatCAACAATGGGTACAAAGCTTACGTTGTAGTAAATTTATCAAAGTGTATTTCATGGAACAGACAGCCAGACGTGGTCAGCCGCCCGGTGCAGTGTTGTGAAGGAAATGTAGCGTGGCGGTCATCGACTGGTCGAATGCAGTACGATGCTAACAGTCTTTGGATTGAATAGAGTGTTCGACACATATATCGGGTGCTCGATATGCACGTTCTCGAGATACATTTTGAGTGTTTTTACATTAATCATTGTTTTCTACGTGACTGAAACTCCAATACCTGGCCTTAACTACATGGTAAGGTTTATTAtcagataaaaaatatatgctaGGGTTTTCGGTCCATTCTTTGGGCGACGTTTATCAGTGCATGCAATAACAAACCCCAACAAGAAACTACTTGATGGATTTGCTATCGTACGATGTCTTTATTTCAAAACGGAGCACATTGTACAGAATTCCTCCGACATGTCACAACATTGGCACGGCTCTTGGGTCTTGATTGACGGGTCAAGCAGGAGAGGGACGGAGATCCTGGACTCACAGAAACGGCAGCACCCCGCGGACAAATCCCCCGAACAACAACTGGGTCCAACAGAGTCAGAAAAACGATATGTATCCACAAACGGGAAAAGATTCGTTCTCTTGCCAAATTTCACCATGGGAGATTCCCATGCCCGCTTATGGTGGAAATTTCTACGTCGATAGAGAGGCAGCGCTTCCCAGCCTCGCTTTGATAGTGCCAGTCTTTGTCTCTGGAAAGTGATCGGTTCCCATCCTCGCTTGTCCTCAATCTTCATTGGGAATTCTGATCTGTACAGCAGCTTATTCACAATGCCTTCCAAATCCTCGTCACGGCGCATGGTGCTGTCGACATTTGCTGCTAAAAGGAATCAAATAAACAtatcaaacatatatatttataattttagaaaatattgtcaatacAAAAATGATGTTGTATAAGGTTGTCGTGAAAAGAattgatatacatttagaaTGTCAGAACAACTTATTTTATGATATCTCTCTGCAAATATACTATATATCATAGTTTTcttgttggtttgttttttttttttgctggttttttttttgtgggggggggggggtgttgtggCCAAATTCTGTACTACGCCACGCATGAATTTAATCATATACTTCTTGTAAACATCATCAGCGAGAAAAATCACATCAGTGGGTATAGATGGATGCATGGTGATAACACCATTCCTGGATAAGCGTTTTCTTGTTAATGGACTATATGGTAGGTAATTCGCAGATTGAAACTACATATACCCTTGGATTACTGTACTTTTTTATTTGAGATTTGGACTTATTCTTCACTGCTTATCTACGTCAAAAACGTCACACCATAACACATAAAATCAGTCGCTACTTAAGCATGAAATAGGGAGTTGATAGAACCTTTCATAGTCCTCTAATATCTGCTTTGCGTGATTTTTCGTACAGTTTGTTTGAAAAGAAGCGGATTGGAAAACGatgaatatatattatttttgatCTTGTGCAACATAGAAATGCTAAGACACGTGTTAAAGACAACAAAAGATTCACTATAAGCAATTAATTTCTGCAATATTTAATTAGTTTATACAGTCTTTACgaaagaacttacgacttaccATCCAAataattaatgataattaatcacgaactaatcaatgttttattctattggctgtaaaatatgattttggaattcaaaatagttgtaaataaatttaaatttcatgaaaatagcATTAAAAAGTACCTATGTacacatttttagaaatatgttttaatatgtTGCAATATCTACAAGCATTTGCTCATTGATATGTATACGACTCTTGGCAAATATATAAAGCTACGACATAATGGTAAGtaagattaaaaaaacaaaacttttcaaaaatctatACAATTGCATAGCCTATATGTAACCGTATTACAACTTTTCAAATTGCGTTTGAACACGAACCTGTAGCTCAGTAATATGATGTTTTATCCACTAAGCCAcgaagttaacaaaataaattcattgacatAAGAATTTTTACAAGACAAATAGCTCTTTGAGTTGTGAAGAATTGTACAATTTTGAAACGTAGAGGACCTTCCCGAGTAGTTGATCATACGTATCCCAAACTCCACTTTTTATATAATGAAGCTATGACGGTGTGATATCAGCAGGCAATCAATTATATTTGTATACTATGTAGGTAAAGCAAAAGTTTGGCTGTCCTTTGATTGTTAGATAACGGACATACTACGATGTACATAGACACAAGGCAACAGTCAAAGAGAGCGGGCGCCCATACATCGTCAGCGGAGCTTGATGCCGGGAGCCCCCCTCGACCCGTTGTAAGCTGCGCACTTTTGGGAGATCTAAGGTCTCGGGCGACTGAAGAGTCAGTTCTGATTTTAATTCCTTTAGATCAAGGACGTACAGCCGATTGACATGAAATTCGCCCTGAACTGTGTCAACGGGTACATACTACGCATGCTGGCTACCAAACTAATAACGGGACCACACGGCTAAGGATAGAACCTAACTAGCTACCAGTAAACCACGCATTCTGTATATCAATGATTCCAAATCCACACACTTCCTTTCAAATAGGTCTAATATTTTGGAAGATGGGGGTAGGTTGGATCTTAACACAAGGATTTGAGTGGACTATGAGGTGTTTAAGTGACTACCGTGCGATATTTCTCCGATACTGTTTCTCAGATCATTTCCTTACACTACATGCATGGATTGAGtaaggtatacatgtacataatttcaAAAAGACAAATTGATCTCCCGAAACCATGCTATTTTAGGAACATATATACATGCTTCAAAGGTGTTTTACCATTGTCATTTTATACGATTGAATAGACACGTTATAAGAGTATTTTTGAGACTCTTACCGCGAAACAATTTTTCAAGAACTATACGAATTAATTCTCGCAAACAAGATATGGCATATAAGGGCCTTAATGGGGAGGTTCCCTAGGGGTTAAACattcatgtaaatgtaatttttgatatttttaaatgttgttaAATCACGAGTGTTGTATTACTAAACAGAATATATTATGGTTCAAATGCCAGAATTTTAAGTCTTATTTTGTCGGTAATTTAAAAGCAAAGTCTAATTAAGAGATAAAAGATGAGTTTCTAATCATGAAATGTTTAAGTCCCTTCAAAGTTAATGataatcaaatcaaaaaatagttttcatCCGATATACtggttttaaagaataaaaaattatcctACAATTGTTATTCAGTAGTTTAGAAGAtagtgtttatatatatgtaagaGAAAGCGAAAGTTTTTTGATAAAACTAGAACAAACTTATCGATCTACAGGCTACGCTAGAAAATTAGTGCTGTGTTTTTACTCTGATCTTTTAATTCATAACATAAATCATACTTAGGCCTAGTGCGAATTAAttagtatatctttaaaatgcTGTGAATTTGTATCTGTATTATAACAGGCCATATAAaggacaatattcaaaatgcaGGTACTTAACAAGTGAAATGAGTActtacatatattttgtatatgtataGTGCACCTCTTGTACAGTTTACATGGTTTAATTGAAAAGGTACTTCAACAACGTTCAATTACATccacatgtactagtatatcagTTTTCTCGTACTTACTCGGAAACTCCTCTGTATTCACTGTATAATTTcggttttgaattttaaaaaaaaaatcaaaaagagtAGATGAATTTGTCTTACCTGTAGCAGCCAAAATCAAGGCAAACGTAAAGCACCTGCAAAAGTTGGAAAAAATCATAATCTGTTATATcaacggagagagagagagagagagagagagagagagagagagagagagagagagagagagagagagagatgtgttCTTACCGTATATCCATGTTATAGGCTAAATTAAAATCAAGTAAAACTGTACAATCTCTTATGCAGCAAAAACTGGAACTATTACCCCGTTTGCTGTCGTTCGGTTTTATACTCCAAGAGCCCATCCAACCTTAAATAGGTGTCACTGGGCGGGGGGCGGGGTCTAATGGGGATCTTACTTTATTCAGCTCTACCGATCGATGAATGTCAAATGAACAACAAAAAGCTCTCCGTAGTAAAAATAAACTACCACAAATCGCATGTATTCTAGTAGAGAGATAACACCTTTGATCAATAGCATTGGAAGGCTGAGTTTCCAAAAAACCACCCATTGCTTGGTTCcaattttgtaatgcatataTAGCTAGCCAAACTGCTTTACATCATTTGTTAAACTAACCGCATGGTATGTTGATAACAATCGAGAGATTTTACACGATAATATcaattgaatgttttatttccTGTTGTTATCGAGTAAAACCAtaaatacatgtgcatgtacagACACAAAGTTGTTggtaattttaacaattcagGGTTAATGCTAGAGTATTCGAAAACAAGCAGGACTTGGtagtttcttattttttataataaaatattccaACTCTTTCAAAACGCTTCAAAGTTTGACTGATATCAAGAATGAAGGAAGCCCAGTGTTCACCAATACAGGTCTGTAATTACTAGTGTTTTGGTGCAGTGGTTGGGTGTATTCCACTCGATTGACTGTTCGATTTCTGCTTTAAAACTTTACAAGGACATCTCAAAAAAGATGAAACCGTCAAACCGAGTacagaaatttttatttgatttggtATTACTTTTGTTTAAAGTCTGACCGAGATCAAGTGATATTGTCTGGCCTTTTTGGTCGCAAAGTGTTCACTCGATTTTAAATTCGTATGTACCCTTAAAATTAATAGTACCGCGGAACAAATACAAGGTAATTAGCTCACTGAAAGATCCACCACTTTACAAGTTGCAATTAATGTTAACTCGATTTTAAATTCGTATGTatccgcaaaaaaaaaaaaaatagtgccgAGGCACAGGTACAAGGTAAATAATCCACTGAAAGATCCGCCACTTTACatagatattgttttaaattattcatttttgataGTAAGTTTATACCTTACAATGAATGAAATAGCATGCAGAGTCTATAATATGGGTAACTATCACAGGACGTCCCTATAACTTGACTTAGCCTCGATACCTCACCAAGTCTACTCTTGTTGtgtcaaaaaattttaaaacagcaaGGGTACAAACATCGCACCATATACATAGGAACAATTACACAGCAAGGGTACATATATCGCACCATATAGGAACAATTAAACAGGAAAGGTACACACATCGCACCATATAGGAACAATTAAACAGGAAAGGTACACACATCGCACCATATAGGAGCGATTTGACAGCAAGGGACGTGTATCGCACCATATAGGAACAACTAAACAGCAATGGGTACATATATCGCACCATTGAGGGGCGTATTACACAGCAAGGGTACAAGTAACGAACAATATAGGAGGGGATTAGACAGCAAAGGTACACACATCGCACCATATAGGAGCGGATTAGACAGCAAGGGTACAAACATCGAACCAAATAGAGCGATTAAACAGAAAGGGTACATATGTCGCACCATATAGGAGCGATTAGACAGCAAGGGTACAAATATCGCACCATATAGGAGCGATTAGACAGCAAGGGTACAAATATCGCACCATATAGGAGCGCATTAGACAGCAAGGGTACAAATATCGCACCATATAGGAGCGATTAGACAGCAAGGGTACAAATATCGCACCATATAGGAGCGATTAGACAGCAAGGGTACAAATATCGCACCATATAGGAGGGATTAGACAGCAAGGATACAAATATCGCACCATATAGGGGCGATTAGACAGCAAGGGTACAAATATCGCACCATATAGGAGCGCATTAAACAGCAAGGGTACAAATATCTCACCATATAGGAGCGATTAGACAGCAAGGGTACAAATATCGCACCATATAGGAGGGATTAGACAGCAAGGGTACAAATATCGCACCATATAGGAGCGATTAGACAGCAAGGGTACAAATATCGCACCATATAGGAGAGGATTATACAGCAAAGGTACAAATATCGCACCATATAGGAGCGCATTAGACACCAAGGGAACATATATCGCACCATATAGGAGCGCATTAGACACCAAGGGAACATATATCGTACCATATAGGAGCGCATTAGACAGCAAGGGTTCATATACCGCACCATATAGGAGCGCATTAGATAGCCAGGACACATATATCGCACCATATAGGAGCGGATTATACAGAAAGGGTACATTTTTCGCACCATATAGGAGCAATTAGACAGCAGGGTCAAGAGTAGAGGATTACCAAGCGTTACTTTAATTAGATAAGGCTGACAGCTAAATGAAATCATGCTAAAGCGAATTCTTTAGCGATACGAAGAAAAGTTGGGAAAAAAATCTGTCGAAAGTATTAATGGTATCAAGCCATTAAAgctaactgaaaaaaaaattcagtttgaAGATTTTGGTACGCATCCACTAGTCCTCGTCATTAAGTTTCCAATACTAAACTCATTTAAGCGCTATAATCAATATTATGCATAGTATACATTTTTAGAACggattttttgaaagaaatgttTAGTGTGTTGATATCTATCTTTCAGGTTTATATTCGTCcacctacatgtataagcatTGTTTTTCGCCTATCTAGTCAATCTTTATGTCAtttaaaagagtttttaaaactttctattCCAAAAATCATACCGCAGCActcaacacattttttttactcacatgtacatgtttatctgCGAAGACAGACGGAATATATGTAGAATGGTAGTGCTCTAGAACAGCGAAgtcaaaattaacaaaaaataaaatcaacattttgttaaatgaattaGACAATTGTTTCGGAAACTTTGTAAAATGATTGTAAActtaatactagtatatacatgtagcacataCATGTGCAATATTCCGTTTTTACCATCCTTATTCTTCTCGCATTTTATTCAAAACCTGTTCTttgatatctacatgtatattcaaaataaatgcaaaaacgTCAAGAATTGGACACTActtaatattgtaaaatgaaacaaataaacCGGAATCACTTATATTGCATTTTATTGCGCTACCATTTAATATATGAATTCAGTAATGAAATCATATAacacaaaaatgtattttcacgTCATTATAACATTAACTACAGGGTGATCAATCGCAACAGATGGGAAAGGTTTGCACCTTCTACTGAGGCGTGTCACTCGTGGAGCCAGGTGTATATTTCAGGTGTGCCGCGGATTTTCGGGGTATGTATGGTTTCTGCTTCATCAATGGCCCTCTTCTCAGTCCCTCAATCGTTTACATGACCCTGGAAACTTTTTATTTGCATCACGTTTTTGTCATATTACTAGAAACTCTCGattaattacattaattacATTCCCACTTATTTGAACGGTGCGGAATATGGTACTTTTGACGACCTGATGCTTCCGATGGGAGAGGGGTTAAAGGCTATGGAGCGTTTGTGTTCGTCCGCCCACTGGACAAACAGGAGGTCACTCTTGACGCTTCCCGAGGGACTTCCCATGGGACTCTTCTCCTTCCTCTCGCTCAGATTTGGACTGACAGAGAGGTCTATATTTTTTTCGTCCACGGCGGACGTTTTTGTAAAAGCTGTGTCTAGGTTCTGGTCGGCGGTATATGCCTTGTTAGTATATTGGTGGCCGTTCTTGTTCCCTCCATTCGAGtactctgtaaaaaaaaatagaccaTGTAGAAGACGCCCTACTAGt
Coding sequences within it:
- the LOC128166584 gene encoding uncharacterized protein LOC128166584 isoform X2, producing the protein MGSWSIKPNDSKRGNSSSFCCIRDCTVLLDFNLAYNMDIRCFTFALILAATANVDSTMRRDEDLEGIVNKLLYRSEFPMKIEDKRGWEPITFQRQRLALSKRGWEALPLYRRRNFHHKRAWESPMVKFGKRTNLFPFVDTYRFSDSVGPSCCSGDLSAGCCRFCESRISVPLLLDPSIKTQEPCQCCDMSEEFCTMCSVLK
- the LOC128166584 gene encoding uncharacterized protein LOC128166584 isoform X1, whose protein sequence is MGSWSIKPNDSKRGNSSSFCCIRDCTVLLDFNLAYNMDIRCFTFALILAATAANVDSTMRRDEDLEGIVNKLLYRSEFPMKIEDKRGWEPITFQRQRLALSKRGWEALPLYRRRNFHHKRAWESPMVKFGKRTNLFPFVDTYRFSDSVGPSCCSGDLSAGCCRFCESRISVPLLLDPSIKTQEPCQCCDMSEEFCTMCSVLK